One window from the genome of Marinobacter sp. LV10R510-11A encodes:
- a CDS encoding lipopolysaccharide biosynthesis protein — protein sequence MPSSKDQFFSADHLKAGLKKRAVKSAGITMAAQGVKLALQLGSLAILARLLEPADFGLVAMVTVFTSLALQMMEGGLSMATIQRDQITHAQVSNLFWVNGALGTGLCLLGILISPLVARIYDEPRLTLVMAAMSLTFLIGGFSVQHDALLRRQMRFKAISVIDILSMAAGIIAGITAALAGLQYWALVISPITMFSTKTIMRWLSARWVPSTMSRGSGVRPLLGFGANLTGANFIGYMATNLTHFAVGYIGGAQSLGLFNRANMLTSIPSSQLLPPIINVLQPTVARIAESPEKLKKIMSSLMGKLALVSTLITITMAVFADWIVVVFLGSEWNDAIPLFRFLAVYSFVQPLASLIAVALVAAGEARAMIVSKFHSLAITAASLVVGSNWGVYGIVLAFSLSGLLIRLPVFLYYASRFLPLTFVELSKPIFPALTCGILTMIIIIWLKGFVEIVNPLSGLLMFVPLCVLVYFFICLAIKPLRLNLFELMASLRFLVSRKF from the coding sequence TTGCCGAGCTCTAAGGACCAATTCTTTTCCGCAGATCACCTCAAAGCAGGCCTCAAAAAACGAGCGGTAAAAAGTGCAGGTATTACCATGGCGGCCCAGGGTGTCAAATTAGCTCTACAGCTAGGCTCTCTGGCGATACTGGCGAGGCTGTTGGAGCCTGCCGATTTTGGTTTAGTAGCGATGGTCACCGTGTTTACCAGCCTTGCGCTGCAGATGATGGAAGGTGGTTTGTCCATGGCCACCATCCAGCGAGACCAGATTACTCACGCCCAGGTATCCAACCTGTTCTGGGTAAACGGCGCACTGGGAACAGGCCTGTGCCTGCTCGGTATTCTGATCTCGCCACTGGTTGCCAGAATCTACGACGAACCGCGTCTCACGCTGGTAATGGCGGCAATGAGCCTCACGTTCCTGATTGGTGGGTTTTCAGTACAACACGACGCTTTGTTACGCAGACAGATGCGATTCAAAGCGATCTCTGTAATCGACATCCTATCTATGGCCGCCGGCATTATTGCAGGCATCACTGCCGCACTGGCCGGCCTGCAATACTGGGCGCTAGTGATCAGCCCTATCACAATGTTTTCGACCAAAACCATTATGCGGTGGTTGAGCGCACGTTGGGTGCCGTCAACGATGAGCCGTGGCTCGGGGGTTCGGCCACTTTTGGGGTTTGGTGCGAACTTAACTGGGGCGAACTTCATAGGGTACATGGCAACCAATCTAACGCATTTTGCTGTGGGTTACATTGGTGGGGCCCAGTCATTGGGGCTGTTCAACCGCGCCAACATGCTGACATCTATACCCTCGTCACAACTGCTGCCACCGATTATCAATGTACTTCAGCCCACTGTCGCAAGAATAGCGGAGAGCCCAGAGAAGTTGAAGAAAATCATGAGTTCTTTGATGGGTAAATTAGCGCTGGTATCGACATTAATAACAATAACAATGGCAGTCTTTGCCGACTGGATAGTTGTCGTTTTCTTGGGGTCAGAATGGAACGACGCAATTCCACTCTTCCGATTTCTAGCTGTTTACTCATTTGTTCAGCCGCTAGCTAGTTTGATTGCTGTAGCTCTAGTAGCTGCCGGTGAGGCAAGAGCTATGATCGTATCGAAGTTTCATAGCCTGGCCATCACGGCAGCCTCATTGGTTGTGGGTAGTAATTGGGGTGTTTACGGTATCGTATTAGCGTTTTCCTTATCGGGACTACTAATCCGGCTACCGGTCTTTCTTTATTATGCGAGCCGGTTCCTCCCCTTAACTTTTGTAGAACTTAGTAAACCCATTTTCCCAGCTTTGACATGTGGAATTTTAACGATGATTATAATTATTTGGCTAAAAGGATTTGTGGAGATTGTTAATCCATTGAGCGGTCTGCTTATGTTTGTACCTCTATGTGTACTTGTTTACTTTTTTATATGTTTAGCTATAAAGCCTCTACGATTGAATTTATTTGAGTTGATGGCAAGCCTTCGTTTTTTAGTTAGCAGAAAATTCTAA
- a CDS encoding GNVR domain-containing protein, with the protein MAKEWAENLVHDINEHMRQQDVQEAEARIAYLEGKLNETNIAGMQQVFYQLIESETRTVMLANAQSEYIFKTVDPAVVPQEKSGPKRALIAVIATMLGGMLGVFVVFIMAFVRNGATQTESATHGSSVEEQ; encoded by the coding sequence GTGGCCAAGGAATGGGCTGAAAATCTGGTACACGACATCAACGAACACATGCGCCAGCAAGACGTACAGGAAGCCGAAGCCCGCATCGCCTACCTGGAAGGAAAGCTCAACGAAACTAACATCGCCGGGATGCAACAGGTTTTCTATCAGCTTATAGAAAGCGAAACCCGCACGGTAATGCTAGCCAACGCCCAATCCGAATACATATTTAAAACCGTAGACCCGGCCGTGGTGCCTCAGGAAAAAAGCGGGCCAAAACGAGCTTTGATTGCGGTGATAGCCACCATGCTGGGTGGCATGCTCGGAGTATTCGTCGTGTTCATAATGGCTTTTGTGCGAAATGGAGCCACTCAGACAGAATCGGCAACGCATGGATCGTCAGTGGAAGAACAATGA
- a CDS encoding glycosyltransferase family 2 protein, with product MVNSPDVSVIVPVFNGGDGLEFSLRSLLKQTLKKLEIIVVNDASTDNSEAVINHLASENGNIVAIHLPENQGVHEARLAGIKKAAAPWIGFLDADDFARPNMFEVMLGAGKQENVDIVVCGSYRVTPERKPIKPKLRFKRSKKVDSDVFEKFCRFEFGTGMLWNKLYRREVLTPYGDMHFPWRQNINEDLLLNIGCFYKAESVFVSDEVLHEYVLNESSITSTINNAKAYVDTYRAYALAVSFFSELGSDVMRNIIEMYRTQLTWGGYLVDDVTKLMGHQKDLNEAADLIYRSFPAALVLISARQRPTRVGARLAISSLMNRCLTLHGF from the coding sequence ATGGTTAACTCTCCAGACGTGTCGGTTATCGTACCTGTTTTCAATGGCGGGGATGGTCTTGAGTTTTCCTTACGTTCTCTGCTCAAGCAGACGCTTAAAAAACTGGAAATTATTGTTGTAAACGATGCTTCTACCGATAATTCTGAGGCGGTTATCAATCACCTCGCAAGTGAGAACGGCAATATCGTTGCAATACATCTTCCAGAAAACCAAGGTGTGCACGAAGCACGCTTGGCAGGTATTAAGAAAGCCGCGGCTCCTTGGATTGGTTTTCTTGACGCGGACGATTTTGCCCGCCCAAACATGTTTGAGGTAATGCTCGGGGCCGGCAAACAAGAGAATGTAGATATAGTGGTTTGCGGTTCGTACAGGGTGACGCCAGAGCGTAAACCTATTAAACCAAAGCTCCGTTTTAAGCGCAGTAAAAAAGTGGACTCGGACGTCTTTGAAAAGTTCTGCCGATTTGAGTTTGGCACGGGAATGCTTTGGAATAAGCTCTATCGCAGAGAGGTGCTCACTCCCTATGGAGATATGCATTTTCCTTGGCGTCAGAATATTAATGAAGATCTTCTACTTAATATAGGGTGTTTTTATAAAGCAGAGTCGGTTTTCGTGAGTGATGAAGTTCTGCACGAATATGTTCTCAACGAATCAAGCATTACGTCGACTATAAATAATGCCAAAGCCTATGTCGATACCTATAGAGCTTACGCGTTGGCTGTCAGCTTTTTTTCTGAACTTGGTAGCGATGTGATGAGAAATATAATTGAGATGTATCGTACTCAGCTTACATGGGGAGGCTATTTAGTTGATGATGTGACTAAGCTTATGGGTCACCAGAAGGATCTTAACGAAGCCGCTGATTTAATTTATCGTTCTTTCCCAGCTGCACTAGTTCTTATATCAGCTCGGCAGCGTCCGACACGAGTTGGAGCAAGACTAGCTATAAGTTCACTGATGAATCGATGTCTTACTTTGCATGGATTCTGA
- a CDS encoding nitroreductase family protein, with protein sequence MKFLKIFISRILGRTKPFVLEWMSGVKSFNLHAKYSFSERKPDCDSEQLRYYLIKHCHIVEKGMALPNTRDGFGQPKIVDLIKRTKTYESFGGDDVGQIVRDTLRQYRKFHQGKESLFEYGFIDEMEAFIDSSVPASKGGLKLLKKRQWDDWSINQYDDFVSFRHSVRDFANKPVDPALLKSAIETSLKTPSVCNRQGWFVHYYDNKSKIAELLSYQNGNAGFTDCIDKLLIVTGNLKAFTRYEHNQLFVDGGLISMNLMLAIHSSGLGSCPLNTCMPYSKEKKLKTAAAISDNERLIMMIAVGSLKEEFSVAHSEKYQLDRVLVSH encoded by the coding sequence GTGAAGTTCTTAAAAATCTTTATATCCAGAATTTTAGGGCGTACAAAACCATTTGTGCTTGAATGGATGTCTGGTGTTAAGAGTTTTAATCTTCACGCGAAGTATTCATTTAGTGAGCGCAAGCCTGATTGCGACTCGGAGCAGTTGAGATACTATCTAATCAAGCACTGTCATATCGTCGAAAAAGGGATGGCTTTGCCGAACACAAGAGACGGCTTCGGTCAGCCAAAAATAGTAGACCTCATTAAAAGAACAAAAACGTATGAGTCGTTTGGTGGCGATGATGTCGGCCAGATAGTTCGCGACACTCTCAGGCAATACCGCAAATTTCATCAAGGAAAGGAAAGTCTATTCGAATATGGCTTTATCGACGAAATGGAAGCCTTTATAGATTCATCCGTTCCCGCAAGCAAAGGTGGTTTGAAATTACTCAAAAAGCGTCAGTGGGATGATTGGTCAATCAATCAGTACGACGATTTCGTTTCTTTCCGGCATAGTGTCAGAGACTTCGCCAACAAGCCAGTTGATCCAGCGCTACTAAAGTCTGCCATTGAAACAAGCCTGAAAACACCCTCCGTTTGTAACCGGCAAGGGTGGTTTGTCCACTATTATGATAATAAGAGCAAAATAGCAGAGCTACTGTCATATCAGAATGGTAACGCAGGTTTTACTGACTGTATCGATAAGTTACTCATAGTTACCGGAAATCTGAAAGCATTCACTCGCTATGAACACAATCAGTTGTTTGTGGATGGTGGCCTCATATCGATGAATCTAATGTTGGCTATTCATTCGTCGGGTTTAGGTTCTTGTCCGTTGAACACATGCATGCCTTACTCTAAAGAAAAGAAACTCAAGACGGCAGCTGCTATATCCGATAATGAACGATTGATTATGATGATCGCCGTGGGCAGTCTAAAAGAAGAGTTTTCGGTGGCGCACTCAGAGAAATATCAATTAGATCGGGTTTTGGTAAGTCATTAG
- a CDS encoding MBL fold metallo-hydrolase RNA specificity domain-containing protein, translating to MGYSAHAGQQGLVNFMKGTKHRPKDIRLVYDEEHAKQILKTN from the coding sequence GTGGGCTATTCCGCACATGCTGGCCAACAGGGGCTGGTAAACTTTATGAAAGGCACGAAGCACCGACCAAAAGACATTCGCCTGGTGTATGACGAAGAACATGCCAAACAGATCCTGAAAACTAATTAG
- a CDS encoding polysaccharide pyruvyl transferase family protein — protein MQTRREKGLTKFTKVSLLMRVSILTQPLGHNYGGLLQAYALQVYLKRIGCDVETLDRRAPVEQATVAKGYIVNLVRFLLGRIKSIPTNRKQSFVLQNLADFRDKNLVLSKRITSEIQLRDYFFRNKFEAVIVGSDQVWRPMYSPSILNFYLDFLNDIDSKPIRVAYAASFGVSEWEYPEDVTEKCRPLIKKFDAVSVREKSAVDLCKSKLGITSDWVVDPTLLLDPRDYEELIDQEAESPHKSLVLSYILDASKDKQQIATAVAGILQTDFFYIKPEKSISEVRSNDLGQCVFPRVETWLRSFREASFVVTDSFHGSVFAILFNRPFVAVGNSKRGMARFESLLSMFELEHRLVESEEDITPDLINKAIDWDKVNGLRERFARKGKLFLKNHLFSEKVNG, from the coding sequence TTGCAAACGCGCCGTGAAAAAGGTCTTACAAAGTTTACCAAGGTCTCATTATTGATGAGGGTGTCAATTTTAACCCAGCCTCTTGGGCACAACTACGGTGGTCTACTACAAGCCTACGCTTTGCAAGTATATTTAAAGCGCATTGGTTGTGATGTTGAAACATTAGATCGCCGGGCTCCAGTGGAACAAGCGACAGTTGCAAAAGGCTATATTGTTAATTTAGTCAGGTTCTTGCTTGGCCGAATAAAGTCTATTCCAACCAATCGTAAACAATCATTCGTTCTACAGAATTTGGCTGATTTTCGGGATAAGAATTTGGTCTTATCTAAGCGAATAACCAGCGAAATACAGCTGCGAGATTATTTTTTTCGGAATAAATTCGAAGCGGTTATCGTTGGTAGTGATCAGGTCTGGCGCCCTATGTATTCACCAAGTATTCTTAATTTCTATCTGGATTTTTTAAATGATATCGACAGTAAACCCATCCGCGTAGCCTATGCGGCCTCTTTCGGCGTCAGTGAATGGGAATACCCAGAGGATGTTACGGAAAAATGTAGGCCACTGATTAAAAAATTTGATGCGGTATCTGTGAGAGAGAAATCAGCCGTTGATCTTTGCAAATCAAAGTTGGGAATCACGTCCGATTGGGTAGTAGACCCAACGCTGTTGTTAGATCCACGTGATTACGAAGAGCTTATTGATCAAGAGGCTGAAAGTCCGCACAAATCGCTCGTCCTGTCATACATTCTCGACGCGAGCAAAGATAAGCAGCAGATTGCTACTGCGGTAGCGGGAATCCTTCAGACAGATTTTTTTTATATAAAGCCTGAAAAATCCATCTCTGAGGTGCGTTCAAACGACCTTGGCCAGTGCGTTTTTCCTAGGGTAGAAACCTGGCTTCGAAGTTTCAGAGAAGCAAGCTTTGTTGTCACTGATTCGTTTCACGGATCTGTTTTTGCGATTTTGTTTAACCGGCCGTTTGTAGCAGTGGGCAACTCGAAACGTGGTATGGCGAGGTTCGAGTCTCTTTTATCGATGTTTGAGCTGGAGCATAGGTTGGTAGAATCAGAGGAAGATATTACTCCAGATTTGATTAACAAGGCGATTGATTGGGATAAAGTGAATGGGCTTCGTGAGAGATTCGCTCGTAAAGGTAAGCTATTCCTGAAGAACCATCTATTCAGCGAGAAGGTTAATGGTTAA
- a CDS encoding Coenzyme F420 hydrogenase/dehydrogenase, beta subunit C-terminal domain yields MANGHRPPDLKAIDFRIKDPSQPANRYSTYAKGTSGEKVVPTNQLFGADWGAGAFKYKACDFCDDVFAETADVVLGDAWLPEYVQDSDGTNVVVTRSDDLQRLIINARSEGRLKLDDLSVEKAAQSQDAGLRHRKVSISYRLFLERNKGVWVPAKRTSPEKALKPRYERKKQRLRVKLRGLSHTAFIAATEKNNLNIYLGTMRPLYIKYQKSNSSWVKRMLSFCKRAVKKVLQSLPRSHY; encoded by the coding sequence CTGGCAAATGGGCATCGCCCCCCAGATCTCAAAGCTATAGACTTCAGGATTAAAGACCCATCTCAACCCGCTAATCGTTACAGTACATACGCAAAAGGGACATCCGGCGAAAAGGTCGTACCAACTAACCAGTTGTTCGGGGCAGACTGGGGCGCGGGCGCCTTCAAGTACAAAGCCTGTGACTTCTGTGACGACGTGTTTGCTGAAACAGCAGATGTGGTTCTGGGCGATGCCTGGCTACCTGAGTATGTCCAAGACAGCGACGGCACGAACGTAGTTGTAACTAGAAGTGACGACCTTCAGCGGCTGATTATAAATGCACGCAGTGAAGGGCGACTAAAGCTGGACGATCTAAGCGTGGAAAAGGCTGCGCAGTCGCAGGATGCAGGACTGCGACATAGGAAAGTAAGTATTTCCTATCGGTTATTCCTAGAGCGCAACAAAGGCGTCTGGGTGCCAGCTAAGCGAACCTCTCCTGAAAAAGCTCTGAAACCCCGCTATGAGCGAAAAAAACAACGACTTAGAGTCAAGCTTAGGGGTCTATCGCACACTGCTTTTATTGCTGCAACAGAAAAGAATAACCTCAATATATATTTGGGTACTATGCGCCCGCTTTACATAAAATATCAAAAGTCAAACAGTTCTTGGGTGAAAAGGATGCTGTCGTTTTGCAAACGCGCCGTGAAAAAGGTCTTACAAAGTTTACCAAGGTCTCATTATTGA
- a CDS encoding Wzz/FepE/Etk N-terminal domain-containing protein — protein sequence MSQNPNVEQAPQYADDEIDLRELFVTLWRGKWIIILFTIVFAAAGVFYALSKPNIYQSSVLLAPVQSEGGAGISGQLGGLASLAGISLGGGGSNQTVIAKEVLQSRAFLTDFIHRHNFIIPLMAIEAWDIENEKWLINREVYNPETGEWLTDDEGESLEPTDWDMVKQFKESHLSLSTNEDIGMVTLNIKSQAPSSGQGMG from the coding sequence ATGAGCCAAAATCCCAACGTTGAGCAAGCGCCGCAATACGCCGACGACGAAATAGATCTCCGCGAACTCTTCGTCACCCTCTGGCGCGGCAAGTGGATCATCATCCTTTTTACCATTGTCTTTGCTGCCGCTGGCGTGTTCTATGCGCTCAGCAAGCCCAACATCTACCAATCTAGCGTGCTCCTGGCGCCGGTTCAGAGCGAAGGTGGTGCTGGCATCAGCGGCCAGCTCGGGGGCCTGGCTAGCCTGGCGGGCATCAGTCTGGGTGGTGGCGGCTCGAACCAGACTGTTATAGCCAAGGAAGTTCTGCAATCCCGCGCTTTTCTGACCGACTTCATCCATCGTCACAACTTCATCATCCCCCTTATGGCCATCGAAGCCTGGGATATAGAAAATGAAAAATGGTTGATCAACCGGGAGGTCTATAACCCCGAGACCGGTGAATGGCTCACCGATGACGAAGGCGAAAGCTTGGAGCCAACAGACTGGGACATGGTAAAACAGTTCAAAGAAAGCCACCTGAGCCTGTCCACCAACGAAGATATTGGTATGGTCACCCTGAACATTAAAAGCCAGGCCCCCTCCAGTGGCCAAGGAATGGGCTGA
- a CDS encoding SLBB domain-containing protein, producing the protein MNPKSLLFTLLLAVPLSVSAQSPTSAQIDQFKSLPKAQQEALARQYGVDLNQVQGSSGNSEPKANRAISVVEPLENGNTENQNEDENKPTEEEQAFAKKNNGLQPFGYDLFEGKPSTFAPVTEVPVPMNYTLGPGDQIRIQLWGNENRQFALTVSRNGTIDMPERGPITVAGLSFQQARDKISKLVAEQYIGVKAAVSLGELRSMRVFVLGETRTPGSYSVSSLSTITNALYVSGGIRHTGSLRNIQLKRNGKVVHTLDLYDLLLKGDTSGDARLQAGDAIFIPAVGPRVGIDGEVYRPALYEIDGATSLQELVNLAGGMTAQAYPQITRIERTNQEFLRIIAEADLTSAAGKQARVKAGDLVSIASIADVTGQYIEITGAATRTGKFAWVPGMRVSSVIRKLDVDLLPMADTSFAAIVRTNPETRQISVLSLELKNAVNRPGSAADLVLQEKDQVLVFADNGKADPGQNSAANAQGYSREALFEPIVKRLKTQATPLAPQQTMTISGPVRYPGEYPLPATGKVKDAIVMAGGLNDSALMLEAELARRTLDENGVERTRIQTIDLANAMNDQADIYLQSRDRLMVKSIPLFGATRTVTLKGEVLYPGEYTFSDGETLVDILQRAGGLTNNAFPRGVVFTREKLRVLEAQRLREAEQRLQGDLLGVQLEGDSFGGQNAQRVDQVKGLLDDVQSSRPVGRMVIDLQAVLNDSDYQSIRLQDGDTLTVPIIPQAVSVFGEVQFPTSHLHVAGLTVDDYLDRSGGPTRQADENRVYVVKADGSVMLPEKSAWFGGRSQQLQPGDTVIMPIDVDRLNQLELWTNVSQIVYQMALGAAAVGNL; encoded by the coding sequence GTGAACCCAAAAAGTCTTCTTTTCACCTTGCTTCTAGCAGTGCCCTTATCTGTTTCTGCACAATCCCCGACGTCAGCACAGATTGATCAGTTTAAATCATTGCCAAAAGCACAGCAGGAAGCGCTGGCACGGCAGTACGGCGTGGATCTGAACCAGGTTCAGGGCAGCTCCGGCAACAGTGAGCCGAAGGCTAACCGCGCCATTTCCGTGGTTGAGCCGCTGGAAAACGGCAATACTGAAAATCAAAACGAAGACGAGAATAAGCCAACAGAAGAAGAGCAGGCGTTCGCCAAAAAGAACAACGGCCTGCAACCGTTTGGTTATGACCTGTTTGAAGGCAAGCCCAGCACCTTTGCCCCTGTTACCGAAGTGCCCGTACCAATGAATTACACATTAGGGCCTGGCGACCAAATCAGAATTCAGCTGTGGGGTAACGAAAACCGCCAGTTCGCGCTTACCGTCTCCCGCAATGGCACCATCGACATGCCCGAACGCGGCCCCATCACCGTGGCGGGGCTGAGTTTTCAGCAGGCCCGTGACAAAATCAGCAAACTGGTGGCTGAACAGTACATTGGCGTAAAAGCCGCCGTGTCGCTGGGGGAACTGCGCAGCATGCGCGTGTTCGTACTGGGTGAAACCCGCACGCCGGGCTCTTACAGCGTCAGCTCGCTATCCACCATTACCAACGCCCTGTACGTGTCTGGCGGCATTCGCCACACCGGTTCCCTGCGTAACATTCAGCTAAAACGTAATGGCAAAGTGGTCCACACCCTGGACCTTTACGACTTGCTGCTGAAAGGCGACACCAGCGGCGATGCCCGCCTGCAAGCGGGCGACGCCATCTTCATCCCGGCCGTTGGCCCTCGCGTGGGTATAGACGGCGAAGTATACCGCCCTGCGCTGTATGAAATTGATGGTGCCACCAGCTTGCAAGAGCTGGTTAACCTGGCCGGAGGCATGACCGCCCAGGCCTACCCACAAATCACCCGCATAGAGCGCACGAACCAGGAATTCTTAAGAATAATCGCCGAAGCCGACCTGACCAGTGCCGCAGGTAAACAGGCGCGCGTAAAAGCCGGTGACCTGGTGTCCATTGCGTCGATTGCCGATGTGACCGGCCAGTATATTGAAATCACCGGCGCCGCCACGCGCACCGGAAAGTTTGCCTGGGTTCCGGGCATGCGCGTGAGTTCGGTGATACGTAAGTTGGATGTCGATTTGCTGCCAATGGCGGATACCAGCTTCGCTGCGATTGTCAGAACGAATCCGGAAACCCGGCAAATTTCAGTGCTGAGCCTGGAACTGAAAAACGCAGTAAACCGCCCTGGTAGCGCTGCTGACCTAGTTCTTCAAGAAAAAGACCAAGTGCTGGTGTTTGCCGATAATGGCAAAGCTGACCCAGGGCAGAACAGTGCTGCGAATGCCCAAGGTTACAGCCGTGAGGCACTGTTCGAACCCATCGTAAAGCGCCTGAAAACACAGGCGACCCCGCTGGCCCCCCAGCAAACCATGACCATCAGTGGTCCCGTGCGCTACCCCGGTGAATACCCGTTACCCGCCACGGGCAAAGTGAAAGACGCCATCGTAATGGCAGGTGGTTTAAACGACTCCGCGCTAATGTTGGAAGCGGAGCTGGCCCGCCGCACGCTCGATGAAAATGGCGTAGAGCGAACCCGCATCCAGACCATTGACCTGGCCAATGCGATGAATGATCAGGCGGACATATACCTGCAAAGCCGTGACCGGCTGATGGTCAAATCCATACCGTTATTCGGAGCCACACGCACCGTCACGCTGAAGGGCGAGGTTCTTTACCCGGGTGAATACACCTTCAGCGACGGTGAAACCTTGGTTGATATACTCCAGCGCGCCGGCGGCCTTACCAATAACGCTTTCCCCCGTGGAGTGGTATTCACCCGTGAGAAATTGCGAGTACTGGAAGCTCAGCGCCTACGCGAAGCGGAACAGCGCCTGCAAGGGGATTTACTGGGTGTGCAACTGGAAGGCGATAGTTTTGGCGGCCAGAACGCCCAGCGCGTAGACCAGGTAAAAGGCCTGCTGGACGATGTACAAAGCAGCCGCCCTGTGGGCCGCATGGTCATCGACCTGCAAGCCGTATTGAACGACAGCGATTACCAGTCCATCCGCTTACAAGACGGCGACACCCTGACCGTACCGATCATTCCCCAGGCCGTCAGCGTATTCGGCGAAGTGCAATTTCCCACCAGCCACCTGCACGTAGCAGGTCTAACGGTGGACGATTATCTGGACCGTTCGGGCGGCCCAACCCGCCAAGCGGATGAAAACCGCGTGTACGTGGTGAAAGCCGACGGCTCCGTGATGCTACCTGAGAAAAGCGCTTGGTTTGGTGGCCGTAGCCAGCAATTGCAGCCCGGTGATACCGTGATTATGCCCATCGATGTTGATCGTCTGAATCAGCTGGAGCTATGGACTAATGTTAGCCAGATTGTTTACCAGATGGCCTTGGGTGCAGCTGCAGTGGGGAATCTGTAA